From the genome of Fundidesulfovibrio terrae:
GCACGGGCAGCTTCGCCTTGGCGGCGTGGTCCCGGATGTCCAGGGGGAGGTTGCGCACGGTGCGCATGTTCCCGGTGACGTCCTCGCCGGTCTCGCCGTCGCCACGCGTGAGGGCGCTGACGAAACGGCCGTCCTCGTAGATCACCTCCAGGGCCAGGCCGTCGAACTTGGGATCGGCCCAGAAGCTGAATTCGCGCGCGGGGAGCACTCGGCCCAGGCGTTCCAGGAACGCGGTCCACTCCTCACCGGTGAGGGCGTTGTCCAGGCTGTACATGCGCAGCCGGTGCGGCCGGGATGCGAACGCCTGGGCCACGCCCCCGCCCACGCGCCTGGTGGGGGAGTTGGGGTCGTCCAGCTCCGGGTGTGTTGCTTCGAGCTCCTGAAGTTCGCGAAACAGGGCGTCGTACTCGGCGTCGGTGATCTCAGGGGCGTCGAGGACGTAGTATTGGCGATTATGGTGTTCGAGCAGGCCGCGCAGCGTCTTGACGCGTTGCGCCGCCTGCGCGTTGGATCCGTTCATGGGTAAGCCTTTTTGTTCAGCCGGGCGTCGCCGCCGAATATCACCTGCCACAGCCTCTCGAAGGCATGGCCGGTGTTGTCTTCATCTTCGGGATCGTTCTCGACCAGTTTCAAGCAGTATTTGTAGAAATCGTGCGACCGCGCCAGGATACGGCTTTTCGACACGAAAAGCATCCCCGCCGGGGCCGTTACCAGAAACGACTGCGGCACCTCCCCGGCGAATATCTTCCCATACACCTCTCCCACGGGGATGTCCCGGCCCCACCCTTTCCAGCGCCCCTCGTTCTCCGGAGCGGCCATGTCGTGGGGGCGGCCCAGGCGGTCGCACTTGAGCTTGAACCAGGCGAAGCCGGTGAACTGCACGCCAAGGCGCACGTTCTGTTCGATGCGGGACTTGAGGGACGCGGGGGCGGCCCCCTCCCCCATGTGGCCGAAGGGGTCGGCCTGCAGGAAGACCGTGTACCCGGGAAAATCCGGGTAGCGCCTCACGATGTGGGTTAAATACGTGTGCGTCTCGCGTCCGATGTTTGGAAGCGCGTTGGGCCCCGGCGCGCCCGACTTGTCGTACACCACGAACGGCAAGCCCAACCGCTCAACCCAGGAGGCGTCCTCCCGGTATCGGGCGATGACCAGCTCCACGCCCTGTCCCGTTTCATCCTCGCTCATAGCGTTCATAGCGATCGATCCCGGCCGTGCCCATTACACGGGATTCCAAAGGGACTCGTCCCTTCGGCCGCCGGAGGCGTCCCAACCCATCACGCCAGCTCGTTCTGCATGGCGGCGAGGTTCTGCTTGCCGCCAACCAGGATCAGGGTGTCTCCGGCCTCAAGCACCGCCTGGGGCTGCGGGTTGAACAGCAGCTTGCCGTCGGCCTTCTTGATGCCGATGACGATGATGTTGAAGCGCTGGCGCAACTGCGACTCGATCAGGTCCTTGCCGGCCACGGGCGATCCGGGGGC
Proteins encoded in this window:
- a CDS encoding DUF3431 domain-containing protein, giving the protein MNAMSEDETGQGVELVIARYREDASWVERLGLPFVVYDKSGAPGPNALPNIGRETHTYLTHIVRRYPDFPGYTVFLQADPFGHMGEGAAPASLKSRIEQNVRLGVQFTGFAWFKLKCDRLGRPHDMAAPENEGRWKGWGRDIPVGEVYGKIFAGEVPQSFLVTAPAGMLFVSKSRILARSHDFYKYCLKLVENDPEDEDNTGHAFERLWQVIFGGDARLNKKAYP